One Sodalinema gerasimenkoae IPPAS B-353 DNA segment encodes these proteins:
- a CDS encoding ribulose bisphosphate carboxylase small subunit yields MVVRKRAAPSPQRELAEPKIHRTAYVHSFANVIGDVTVGEGATIAPGTSVRADAESPFYIGDHANIQNGVIIQGLNGATVVGDRQREYAVWIGRNSCVAHLALVHGPAYIGDDCFIGFRSTVFNARVGQGSVVMMHTLIQDVEIPPGKYVPSGSVITTQAEADRLPDVRPVDRDFAQYLLEANVALQRGVSSSSNPEGESSARQQTTRANRNGDGKDIAVSEDTSVGSMSLNNEVTGQVKRLLQQGYKIGIEHANARRFKTKSWLTAGTLSNTRADGALREIETILREYQGEYVRLIAIDPDAKRRVTEMIVQRPGETPSLGGGSSSGTSSYRASRGNGARPAASGAGASLDASAADQVRSLLQSGYQIGVERASARRFKTKSWLTVGTLSSSPQTAISELNQILAEATGDYVQLIGIDPAAKRRVVEAIVQRPDGVTPPSKGAVEKVAAVTSQGPSARSVSGQGSLGGETVELVRSLLSQGYRIGTEHATPRRFKTQSWKTCAPIESKQLNQVLSQLEACVADHAGEYVQLIGIDPNAKRRVSETIIQRPGSESNGNGAATTSGRKGFGASVSQYQAQKNGNGRTVTSSQLERDTLDQVRSLLAQGYRIGTEHATARRFKTQSWKSCSPIDSSQMTDVVPALEACMKEHSGEYVRLIGIDPNAKRRVLETVIQRP; encoded by the coding sequence ATGGTTGTCCGCAAGCGCGCGGCTCCATCCCCCCAGCGGGAGCTTGCCGAACCCAAGATACATCGCACCGCCTATGTGCATTCGTTTGCTAATGTCATCGGCGACGTCACCGTCGGCGAAGGAGCGACGATCGCACCAGGAACCTCGGTTCGTGCTGACGCGGAGTCGCCGTTTTATATCGGCGATCACGCGAATATTCAAAATGGAGTCATTATTCAAGGGCTAAACGGTGCAACGGTTGTGGGCGATCGCCAGCGTGAATACGCGGTGTGGATCGGTCGCAACAGTTGTGTGGCCCATTTAGCCTTGGTTCATGGCCCGGCCTACATTGGAGACGATTGTTTCATCGGCTTTCGTTCGACGGTGTTTAATGCGCGGGTGGGTCAAGGTTCGGTGGTGATGATGCACACCCTAATCCAGGATGTTGAGATTCCTCCTGGGAAGTATGTGCCATCGGGATCGGTCATTACCACCCAAGCCGAAGCGGATCGGCTGCCCGATGTACGACCGGTAGATCGGGATTTCGCACAGTATTTGCTTGAGGCGAATGTCGCATTGCAGCGAGGGGTCTCCTCATCCTCAAACCCAGAGGGTGAGTCTTCTGCGCGACAACAGACGACTCGAGCAAATCGTAACGGTGACGGCAAGGACATCGCTGTATCTGAGGATACGTCAGTAGGGAGTATGAGTTTAAATAATGAAGTGACCGGGCAAGTGAAACGCTTGCTCCAACAGGGCTACAAAATCGGTATTGAACACGCCAATGCCCGCCGATTTAAAACCAAGTCTTGGCTCACGGCCGGGACCTTATCCAACACTCGCGCCGATGGTGCGCTCAGGGAAATCGAAACGATTTTGCGAGAGTATCAAGGGGAATATGTGCGCCTGATCGCCATTGACCCGGACGCGAAACGGCGCGTCACCGAAATGATTGTTCAGCGTCCCGGAGAAACCCCAAGTCTTGGCGGGGGCAGCTCCTCCGGGACGTCTTCGTATCGGGCCAGTCGCGGCAATGGCGCTCGTCCTGCGGCTTCGGGAGCTGGGGCCAGTTTGGATGCCAGTGCTGCTGATCAGGTGCGATCACTCCTGCAATCGGGGTATCAGATTGGAGTGGAACGGGCCTCGGCTCGCCGCTTCAAAACCAAATCCTGGTTGACGGTGGGGACGTTATCGAGTTCTCCTCAAACGGCGATCTCGGAACTGAATCAGATTCTGGCCGAAGCTACGGGTGACTATGTCCAGTTGATTGGCATTGACCCCGCTGCTAAACGCCGGGTGGTCGAAGCCATTGTGCAACGGCCCGATGGCGTGACCCCCCCCAGTAAAGGCGCGGTTGAGAAAGTCGCCGCCGTTACCAGTCAGGGGCCAAGCGCTCGCTCGGTCTCGGGTCAGGGATCTCTCGGTGGGGAGACGGTGGAATTAGTGCGATCGCTGCTCTCTCAGGGCTATCGCATTGGGACAGAACATGCCACCCCGCGCCGCTTTAAAACCCAATCCTGGAAAACCTGCGCTCCGATTGAGTCCAAACAGCTCAATCAGGTCTTGAGTCAACTCGAGGCCTGTGTCGCCGATCATGCCGGTGAGTATGTGCAGTTGATTGGCATTGACCCTAACGCCAAACGCCGGGTCAGTGAAACCATTATTCAGCGTCCTGGTTCGGAGAGTAACGGCAATGGTGCTGCCACGACCAGCGGCCGTAAAGGCTTTGGCGCGAGTGTGAGCCAGTATCAGGCTCAGAAAAATGGCAATGGTCGTACTGTGACCAGTAGCCAACTCGAGCGCGATACCCTCGATCAGGTGCGATCGCTGCTGGCCCAGGGCTATCGCATCGGGACTGAACACGCCACAGCTCGACGGTTCAAGACCCAATCCTGGAAAAGCTGTTCCCCCATTGACAGCTCTCAAATGACGGATGTGGTTCCGGCCCTTGAGGCCTGCATGAAAGAACACAGTGGTGAGTATGTGCGTTTGATTGGCATTGACCCCAACGCCAAACGCCGTGTTCTGGAAACTGTGATTCAGCGCCCATAA
- a CDS encoding carbon dioxide-concentrating mechanism protein CcmK yields MSIAVGMIETLGFPAVVEAADAMVKAARVTLVGYEKIGSGRVTVIVRGDVSEVQASIAAGTDNVKRVNGGEVLSTHIIARPHENLEYVLPIRYTEAVEQFRESIGSPRSISR; encoded by the coding sequence ATGTCAATTGCCGTAGGAATGATTGAAACCCTCGGGTTTCCGGCAGTGGTGGAAGCCGCTGATGCCATGGTCAAGGCCGCTCGGGTGACCCTGGTGGGATACGAGAAAATTGGCTCAGGTCGCGTGACCGTGATTGTCCGGGGCGATGTCTCGGAGGTGCAAGCCTCCATCGCCGCTGGCACCGATAACGTGAAACGAGTCAATGGGGGTGAGGTGCTCTCGACGCACATCATTGCTCGTCCTCATGAAAACTTGGAGTATGTTCTGCCAATTCGTTACACCGAAGCAGTAGAACAGTTCCGTGAGAGCATTGGTTCGCCTCGCTCGATTAGCCGCTAA
- a CDS encoding EutN/CcmL family microcompartment protein, producing the protein MQIARVCGTVVSTQKLNKMRGLKLLVLQLVDAEGELLPEYEVAADLVGAGVGEWVLFSRGSAARVEPGREDSPIDALTVGIIDTVSLENRQVYNKKDCY; encoded by the coding sequence ATGCAAATTGCCAGAGTCTGCGGAACCGTCGTTAGTACCCAGAAGTTAAACAAGATGAGGGGGTTAAAACTCCTGGTCTTACAACTGGTGGATGCTGAGGGGGAGCTACTCCCTGAGTACGAGGTAGCCGCTGATCTCGTGGGTGCTGGAGTTGGGGAATGGGTTCTGTTCAGTCGTGGCAGTGCGGCTCGGGTTGAACCCGGTCGTGAGGATTCTCCGATTGATGCCCTAACTGTGGGCATTATCGATACGGTGAGTTTAGAAAACCGACAGGTTTATAACAAAAAAGATTGTTACTAA
- a CDS encoding form I ribulose bisphosphate carboxylase large subunit, translating into MVQAKAGYKAGVQDYRLTYYTPDYTPKDTDLLACFRMSPQPGVPAEEAAAAVAAESSTGTWTTVWTDGLTDLDRYKGRCYDIESVPGEDNQYFCFVAYPMDLFEEGSVTNILTSIVGNVFGFKALKALRLEDIRFPVALVKTFQGPPHGITVERDKLNKYGRPLLGCTIKPKLGLSAKNYGRAVYECLRGGLDFTKDDENINSQPFMRWRDRFLFVQEAIEKSQAETNEIKGHYLNVTAPTVEEMMKRAEFAKEIGTPIIMHDFLTGGFTANTTLARWCRDNGVLLHIHRAMHAVIDRQKIHGIHFRVLAKCLRLSGGDHLHSGTVVGKLEGEKGITMGFVDLMREDFVEEDRSRGIFFTQDWASLPGVMPVASGGIHVWHMPALLEIFGDDSCLQFGGGTLGHPWGNAPGATANRVALEACVQARNEGRDLMREGGDIIREAAKWSPDLAVACELWKEIKFEYEAVDTL; encoded by the coding sequence ATGGTACAAGCGAAAGCTGGATATAAAGCAGGTGTGCAGGACTACCGCCTGACCTACTACACCCCTGACTACACCCCCAAAGACACCGACCTGTTGGCATGTTTCCGCATGAGTCCCCAACCCGGTGTTCCGGCAGAAGAAGCCGCTGCCGCTGTTGCTGCTGAATCGTCCACCGGAACCTGGACTACGGTGTGGACCGACGGACTGACTGACCTCGATCGCTACAAAGGTCGTTGCTACGATATCGAGTCCGTCCCTGGCGAAGACAACCAGTACTTCTGCTTCGTCGCCTACCCGATGGATCTGTTTGAAGAAGGCTCTGTCACCAACATCCTCACCTCCATCGTTGGGAACGTCTTTGGGTTCAAAGCCCTCAAAGCTCTGCGCTTAGAAGATATCCGCTTCCCGGTTGCCCTGGTTAAAACCTTCCAAGGTCCCCCCCACGGCATCACCGTTGAGCGGGACAAATTGAACAAATACGGTCGTCCTCTGCTCGGTTGCACCATTAAACCGAAATTGGGCCTGTCCGCTAAAAACTACGGTCGCGCCGTCTATGAATGTCTGCGCGGTGGTTTGGACTTCACCAAAGACGACGAAAACATCAACTCTCAGCCGTTCATGCGCTGGCGCGATCGCTTCTTGTTCGTTCAAGAAGCCATCGAGAAATCTCAGGCTGAAACCAACGAAATCAAAGGTCACTACCTCAACGTGACCGCTCCTACCGTTGAGGAGATGATGAAACGGGCCGAATTCGCCAAAGAAATCGGCACCCCCATTATCATGCACGACTTCCTCACCGGTGGCTTCACCGCCAACACCACCCTGGCTCGTTGGTGCCGTGACAACGGAGTGCTGCTGCACATTCACCGTGCCATGCACGCCGTCATCGACCGTCAGAAAATCCACGGGATTCACTTCCGGGTTCTGGCAAAATGTCTGCGCCTGTCTGGTGGTGACCACCTCCACTCCGGTACCGTCGTCGGTAAACTCGAAGGGGAAAAAGGCATCACCATGGGCTTCGTTGACCTGATGCGTGAAGACTTCGTCGAAGAAGATCGCTCTCGCGGTATCTTCTTCACCCAAGACTGGGCTTCCCTGCCTGGGGTTATGCCTGTGGCATCCGGTGGGATTCACGTCTGGCACATGCCCGCATTGCTGGAAATCTTCGGCGATGACTCCTGCTTACAGTTCGGTGGTGGAACCCTCGGACACCCCTGGGGTAACGCGCCTGGTGCAACCGCCAACCGTGTGGCTCTCGAAGCTTGTGTTCAAGCCCGTAACGAAGGTCGTGACCTCATGCGTGAAGGTGGCGACATCATCCGCGAAGCTGCTAAATGGTCTCCTGACTTGGCCGTGGCTTGCGAACTTTGGAAAGAAATCAAGTTCGAGTATGAAGCGGTTGATACTCTCTAA
- a CDS encoding DUF433 domain-containing protein: MSTPGKFQATSPLLRWDEAGGIRIGSSRVTLDSLLAAYHNGSTPEEIAIQYSVLHLEDIYSAIAYYLNHRQEIDNYLEQRNQKAQQLRQELTQRHNLVDLRQRLLTRQSQKEPR, encoded by the coding sequence ATGAGCACCCCAGGAAAATTCCAAGCAACCTCTCCTCTTCTACGCTGGGATGAAGCGGGGGGTATCCGTATTGGTTCGAGCCGAGTGACTCTAGATAGTCTACTCGCTGCATACCATAATGGCTCCACTCCTGAAGAGATCGCTATTCAGTATTCAGTTCTTCATTTAGAAGACATATACAGTGCGATCGCTTATTATCTAAACCATCGTCAGGAAATCGACAATTATTTAGAGCAGCGCAATCAAAAAGCCCAGCAACTCAGACAAGAACTTACTCAAAGGCATAACCTAGTCGATCTGAGGCAGCGCTTGCTTACTCGTCAGTCACAAAAAGAACCGAGATAA
- a CDS encoding type II toxin-antitoxin system HicA family toxin, whose protein sequence is MPRKIRELKAQVAHEGFVYLPKRGKGSHERWRHPLIGKTLTIPGKDGDDVPLYLEKQLEKLLTALAELREDGDS, encoded by the coding sequence ATGCCCAGGAAGATTCGAGAGTTGAAAGCTCAGGTTGCCCATGAAGGATTTGTTTACTTGCCCAAGCGTGGCAAGGGTAGCCATGAACGTTGGCGACATCCTTTGATCGGAAAAACACTGACTATTCCAGGCAAGGATGGAGATGATGTGCCACTCTACCTAGAAAAACAACTAGAAAAATTACTTACTGCACTTGCAGAGTTAAGAGAGGACGGGGATTCATGA
- the rcbX gene encoding RuBisCO chaperone RbcX, translating into MYPKKVANDTAKVLQSYLTYQAVRTIIEQLSETNPSLALWLSEYSSGNRVQDGEAYLQGLMQENKELMLRVLTVRAHLAESILELLPSMVMAQIEQSNTDHRRQLLERLTRTAEPSSPSPASTSRDDSPPPESESRDVPD; encoded by the coding sequence ATGTATCCGAAAAAAGTCGCCAACGATACGGCCAAGGTGCTGCAAAGTTACCTGACCTATCAAGCGGTTCGGACGATTATCGAGCAGCTTTCAGAAACCAATCCTTCCCTGGCCCTTTGGCTCAGTGAGTATTCTTCGGGGAATCGCGTTCAGGATGGTGAGGCGTATTTACAGGGCTTGATGCAGGAGAATAAAGAACTCATGCTACGAGTCTTGACGGTGCGCGCTCATCTGGCGGAGTCGATTTTGGAGTTGTTGCCGAGTATGGTGATGGCCCAAATTGAGCAGTCCAACACAGACCACCGCCGCCAACTCCTAGAACGCCTGACCCGAACGGCTGAACCTAGCTCACCTTCCCCTGCTTCAACTTCGCGAGACGACTCACCGCCTCCGGAGTCTGAGAGTCGGGATGTCCCTGATTAA
- a CDS encoding flavin monoamine oxidase family protein — translation MLIIGAGAAGLAAGYLLNQNGISFQMLEASSTYGGRMKRTTTFADFPIPLGAEWLHVSENELTKILKASSWENSIELQGYTGQEQVGYFENGFLNLSPISDAFGSDFEDKKFINSTWFDFFEEYVAPSIQSQITFNAQVVSIDYTGDKIIVTDHNGLLYEADKVIVTVPLKILQNEVISFSPSLPYSKMDAIQEAPLWGGIKVFIRFSERFYPTYLTFPDSETSTGQRAYFDAAYAQDTSFNVLGLFAVGQQAKQYQLVSQEVQLEYILNELNQVFDGKASQNYIDHVVQNWDDEPFIQSAYLADIAPSSISNALSSTIDHKLYFAGDSYTQEEDWGAVHNATQSARRVVEEILKT, via the coding sequence GTGCTTATTATTGGTGCGGGTGCGGCTGGGCTGGCTGCTGGATATTTGCTTAATCAGAACGGCATAAGCTTCCAGATGCTGGAGGCATCCTCCACATATGGTGGCAGGATGAAACGCACGACCACATTTGCCGATTTTCCTATCCCGCTAGGGGCGGAATGGTTACATGTCTCAGAAAACGAATTAACGAAGATATTAAAGGCATCGTCATGGGAAAACTCTATTGAGCTTCAAGGTTATACAGGTCAAGAGCAAGTTGGGTATTTTGAGAATGGATTTCTAAACCTTTCGCCAATTTCTGACGCATTTGGCAGTGACTTTGAAGATAAAAAATTTATAAACTCCACCTGGTTTGATTTTTTTGAAGAATATGTTGCCCCGAGTATCCAGTCACAAATAACTTTTAACGCTCAGGTAGTGTCAATTGACTATACAGGAGACAAAATTATTGTCACTGACCATAATGGATTGCTTTACGAAGCTGACAAAGTCATTGTCACGGTGCCGTTGAAAATATTACAAAATGAGGTTATTAGTTTTAGCCCGTCCCTGCCATATAGCAAAATGGATGCTATCCAAGAGGCTCCGCTTTGGGGGGGGATCAAAGTGTTTATACGCTTCTCTGAAAGATTTTATCCGACTTACCTAACCTTTCCTGATAGTGAAACAAGTACTGGTCAACGTGCCTATTTTGATGCCGCATACGCCCAGGACACATCATTCAATGTGCTTGGGCTTTTCGCCGTGGGTCAGCAAGCAAAGCAGTATCAATTGGTTTCGCAAGAAGTTCAACTCGAATACATTCTTAACGAGTTAAACCAAGTTTTCGATGGTAAAGCCTCTCAAAATTATATAGATCATGTCGTGCAGAATTGGGATGATGAGCCATTTATTCAATCGGCATACCTAGCGGATATCGCACCGTCGAGTATTTCGAATGCTCTTTCCAGTACTATCGACCATAAGTTATATTTTGCGGGGGACTCGTACACGCAAGAAGAGGATTGGGGCGCAGTACACAACGCAACTCAAAGCGCTAGGCGTGTTGTAGAGGAAATCTTGAAGACCTAA
- a CDS encoding ribulose bisphosphate carboxylase small subunit → MKTLPKERRYETLSYLPPLTDQQIVSQIQYMFDQGFIPAVEFEENPLPTDHHWTMWKLPLFSASTPQDVLSEVRECRSEYSNCYIRVVGFDNIKQCQTVSFIVYKPGQGIGRY, encoded by the coding sequence ATGAAAACCCTGCCTAAAGAGCGTCGTTACGAAACTCTGTCCTATCTTCCCCCTCTGACTGACCAACAAATCGTCAGCCAGATCCAATATATGTTCGACCAAGGTTTCATTCCTGCGGTTGAATTTGAGGAAAATCCTCTACCCACTGACCACCACTGGACTATGTGGAAACTGCCTCTGTTCTCCGCCTCCACGCCTCAGGATGTGCTGAGTGAAGTTCGTGAGTGCCGTTCTGAGTACTCCAACTGCTACATCCGCGTGGTGGGTTTCGACAACATCAAACAGTGCCAAACGGTGAGCTTCATCGTTTACAAACCCGGCCAAGGCATCGGTCGCTACTAA
- a CDS encoding type II toxin-antitoxin system HicB family antitoxin produces MNRYSMIVQWSDEDQLFLVTIPEFADLVVMPCTHGKTREEAIHNGEEVIEMYLEAWQAEGQMIPEPSTLQVA; encoded by the coding sequence ATGAATCGATACAGTATGATTGTTCAGTGGTCTGATGAAGATCAGCTTTTCTTGGTCACAATTCCCGAATTTGCTGATCTTGTCGTGATGCCTTGCACTCACGGAAAAACTCGTGAAGAAGCAATTCATAACGGTGAAGAAGTCATAGAAATGTACTTGGAAGCTTGGCAGGCAGAAGGTCAAATGATTCCCGAACCCAGCACACTCCAAGTGGCTTGA
- a CDS encoding carbon dioxide-concentrating mechanism protein CcmK yields the protein MSIAVGMVETLGFPAVVEAADSMVKAARVTLVGYEKIGSGRVTVIVRGDVSEVQASVSAGIDAANRVNGGQVLSTHIIARPHENLEYVLPIRYTEEVDQFRTY from the coding sequence ATGTCAATTGCGGTAGGAATGGTTGAAACCCTAGGGTTCCCAGCAGTGGTTGAGGCCGCTGACTCGATGGTGAAAGCCGCTCGGGTGACCCTGGTCGGTTATGAGAAAATTGGGTCAGGTCGGGTCACGGTTATTGTCCGGGGTGATGTTTCGGAAGTGCAAGCGTCAGTCTCCGCTGGAATTGATGCGGCCAACCGGGTCAATGGGGGACAGGTGCTGTCGACGCACATTATTGCCCGTCCTCACGAGAACTTGGAGTACGTTCTGCCGATTCGCTACACCGAGGAAGTTGATCAGTTCCGCACCTACTAA